The Bdellovibrionales bacterium genome window below encodes:
- a CDS encoding YdcF family protein: MKRVISHPINAWTDLQQSDCAIVLTGGPNRINEGFDLLYQKQIRKLIIAGVNPDSHLEEIFPNIVFYGDLNLEDVILEKTSKTTYGNAQQTLPLIEAMNCKDVILITSRLHMYRSLKTFRAHFPRNIQIYPRGTIGRQLAIEWNQVAIESLKSVFYRAWAY; this comes from the coding sequence ATGAAACGAGTCATAAGCCATCCCATTAACGCTTGGACAGACCTTCAGCAAAGTGATTGCGCGATCGTATTGACAGGAGGACCTAATCGCATCAACGAAGGCTTCGATCTCCTTTACCAAAAACAAATTCGTAAACTGATCATCGCGGGCGTTAATCCCGACTCTCATCTCGAAGAGATTTTCCCAAATATTGTTTTTTATGGTGATCTCAACCTCGAAGATGTGATCCTCGAAAAAACGTCTAAGACCACCTATGGAAATGCTCAACAAACATTACCTTTGATTGAAGCGATGAACTGTAAGGACGTGATCCTCATTACGTCACGGTTACATATGTACCGTTCTTTAAAAACGTTTCGAGCGCATTTTCCTCGTAATATTCAAATTTACCCTCGCGGAACCATCGGACGTCAGTTGGCCATCGAATGGAATCAGGTTGCTATAGAGTCGCTGAAATCGGTCTTTTACAGAGCTTGGGCTTACTAA
- a CDS encoding RidA family protein has translation MKKVIHTAKAPAPVGPYSQAIEVNNTLYCSGQIAIVPETNEVNTGSVESQTQQVMKNIQAVLEGGGYTWDHVIKTTIFLTNMQDFATVNAIYGTYFKELPPARSTVQVSALPKGVNVEIEVIASRL, from the coding sequence ATGAAAAAAGTGATTCACACCGCAAAAGCCCCCGCTCCCGTCGGTCCTTACTCTCAAGCGATCGAAGTGAACAACACACTCTATTGCTCAGGTCAGATCGCTATCGTTCCCGAAACCAACGAAGTGAACACTGGAAGCGTCGAGAGTCAAACCCAGCAGGTCATGAAGAACATCCAAGCGGTGCTCGAAGGTGGCGGTTACACTTGGGATCATGTGATCAAAACAACAATTTTTTTGACCAACATGCAGGACTTCGCCACGGTGAATGCGATTTACGGAACTTATTTTAAAGAACTTCCTCCCGCGCGCTCGACCGTCCAGGTTTCAGCTTTACCGAAGGGTGTAAACGTTGAAATCGAGGTTATTGCAAGTCGCCTATAA
- a CDS encoding organic solvent tolerance protein produces the protein MLKHLFTFAFVTLMASSVFAVDLANRLGLGYSQQIGATEVPLITAHYYPNSRFGLSGGVGIDTKKDESKFGALLKAHRIIFAENQMNFYMGGAVGYSNHELMTGTTVEDRSNFEMMALIGGEFFFTGLDSLGFSFETGISVQTGDGGSRFRTIGDHPFRAGIVFYF, from the coding sequence ATGCTTAAACACCTCTTTACTTTTGCCTTTGTCACATTGATGGCGAGTTCTGTTTTCGCTGTCGACTTAGCGAATCGACTCGGTCTCGGCTACTCTCAACAGATCGGCGCCACCGAAGTCCCACTGATCACGGCGCACTACTATCCCAATAGCCGTTTTGGTCTCTCCGGTGGAGTGGGCATAGATACCAAAAAAGACGAATCCAAATTTGGCGCATTACTCAAAGCCCACCGAATTATTTTTGCCGAAAATCAAATGAACTTTTACATGGGCGGGGCGGTAGGGTATTCCAATCACGAGCTCATGACAGGAACTACTGTCGAAGATCGCTCCAATTTCGAGATGATGGCCCTCATTGGTGGAGAATTTTTCTTTACCGGCTTAGATAGTCTTGGTTTTTCTTTCGAGACTGGAATCAGTGTTCAGACTGGCGATGGCGGAAGTCGATTCCGCACCATCGGTGATCACCCGTTTCGCGCAGGTATCGTTTTCTATTTTTAA
- a CDS encoding response regulator, with the protein MKPRVLIVEDNKFFRDTLRDILKNKYSTVEVDGVPAAKEVLSHQKIDVVLSDIQMPQYSGIDLLEWTKSRHKVPVIIMTGFSMLLETQSAFELGAKAFLTKPFKTSELVSAITSILQESQDTKHLIGECEQTYCKVSIDEFVAKPQIDFDVYIKLSDTKVIKIANKGQEIPRDKVEQYKSKGVRYLYILKEDFGKLIEFNMGVARLIKDRDDISIEKKMNFLKYTGETILEKTFVEGVDKTTLYETRAFLDMTMSTLTQNKESLDLLNVLNTHSDHLYAHALGVTIYAIMIAREIGFTSNSVLFKLSIAGLFHDIGKKEIDKTLTDKPRYLLSSDERKIIESHVVRSQEILEAMGNIPTDAIQVVLEHHEEQEGLGFPYGKKGSEQHPLSKILQCANIFVEHTLPGHGATGKPALGAIEHIERVYGSRVDRDCLAALRKIFKGSSAKAS; encoded by the coding sequence TTGAAACCCAGAGTGCTTATTGTTGAAGATAACAAATTTTTTCGAGATACTCTCCGCGATATACTCAAGAATAAATACTCTACTGTCGAGGTGGATGGAGTTCCTGCCGCAAAGGAAGTGTTGTCGCATCAAAAAATCGATGTCGTTCTCTCGGACATTCAAATGCCACAGTATTCTGGGATTGACCTCCTCGAATGGACAAAATCGAGACACAAGGTGCCGGTCATTATAATGACCGGATTCAGTATGCTCCTTGAAACCCAGAGCGCTTTTGAGCTGGGAGCAAAAGCATTTCTGACAAAACCTTTTAAAACCAGCGAACTCGTCTCCGCCATCACGTCGATTCTCCAAGAGTCTCAGGACACCAAACATCTCATCGGAGAGTGCGAACAAACTTACTGCAAAGTTTCTATTGATGAGTTTGTCGCAAAACCGCAAATTGATTTTGATGTTTACATTAAGCTGTCAGACACCAAGGTCATTAAAATCGCCAACAAAGGACAGGAGATCCCTCGAGATAAAGTCGAACAGTATAAGTCTAAGGGCGTGAGATATTTGTACATTCTTAAAGAAGATTTTGGAAAGCTCATTGAATTTAATATGGGAGTGGCTCGCCTTATTAAGGACCGAGACGATATTTCTATTGAGAAAAAGATGAATTTTCTAAAATACACCGGCGAAACAATTCTCGAAAAGACGTTTGTCGAAGGCGTCGACAAAACCACGCTTTACGAAACTCGGGCCTTCCTCGACATGACGATGAGCACGCTGACGCAAAATAAAGAGAGCCTCGACCTTCTCAACGTGCTGAATACACATTCCGATCATCTCTATGCGCACGCCCTCGGAGTTACAATTTATGCAATCATGATCGCTCGAGAGATCGGCTTTACGTCCAATTCGGTGCTTTTTAAACTTAGCATCGCGGGCCTCTTTCACGATATCGGGAAAAAGGAAATCGACAAAACCCTGACCGATAAACCCCGATACCTATTAAGTAGTGACGAACGGAAAATCATCGAAAGCCATGTGGTTCGCAGCCAGGAGATTCTCGAGGCCATGGGCAATATTCCCACGGACGCCATCCAGGTGGTGCTGGAACATCACGAGGAGCAAGAGGGCCTCGGTTTCCCCTACGGAAAAAAGGGCTCGGAACAACATCCATTGTCGAAAATTCTTCAATGCGCGAATATCTTTGTCGAGCACACCTTGCCGGGACACGGAGCCACTGGCAAACCAGCACTAGGTGCGATCGAACACATCGAACGCGTTTATGGTAGCCGCGTGGATCGAGACTGCCTCGCCGCGCTCCGAAAAATATTCAAAGGGAGCTCTGCAAAGGCTTCGTAA
- a CDS encoding cytochrome-c peroxidase, whose product MKFAFLFCGWIAVVAVGMKARGAELYDSEPLMPIPEITLEGDQDKVLLGALLFYDKRLSKDNTVSCTTCHDLNKGGADGKIHSHGVSGSEGEINAPTVFNSTFNFRQFWDGRAKTLEEQIDGPLQNPKEMGSIWSDVVLKLKADPKIQQLFKQLYKEGVTAANIKNAIATFERTLITPHARFDKFLKGDTKALSDFEKLGYQRFKIYGCVACHQGVNVGGNMFQNMGVMGNYFKDRGTPLTNSDFGRFRVTREEQDRFVFRVPTLRNIELTPPYFHDGSAKTLEDAVTVMTKYQLGRKISKEERDSIVAFLKTLTGQPPKSLKLLKRVERP is encoded by the coding sequence ATGAAGTTCGCCTTTTTATTTTGTGGATGGATCGCCGTTGTGGCGGTGGGAATGAAAGCTCGCGGTGCCGAACTCTATGACTCGGAACCATTAATGCCTATTCCTGAAATAACTCTGGAGGGAGATCAAGATAAAGTCCTATTGGGGGCACTCTTATTTTATGACAAACGTCTTTCAAAAGATAACACGGTCTCCTGTACCACTTGTCACGATCTCAACAAGGGCGGCGCCGACGGAAAAATTCACTCTCACGGTGTGAGCGGAAGTGAGGGTGAGATCAACGCTCCTACAGTGTTTAACAGCACTTTTAATTTTCGCCAGTTTTGGGATGGTCGAGCAAAAACCTTAGAAGAGCAGATCGATGGTCCGTTGCAAAATCCCAAGGAAATGGGCTCGATTTGGTCAGATGTGGTTTTAAAACTCAAAGCGGACCCCAAAATCCAACAGCTTTTTAAGCAACTGTATAAAGAAGGCGTTACCGCAGCCAATATTAAAAATGCAATTGCGACCTTCGAGCGCACTTTGATCACACCGCACGCCCGATTTGATAAATTCCTAAAGGGAGATACCAAGGCCCTGAGTGACTTCGAAAAGTTAGGCTATCAACGGTTTAAAATTTATGGTTGCGTCGCCTGCCATCAGGGAGTGAATGTTGGTGGTAACATGTTTCAAAATATGGGTGTCATGGGAAACTATTTTAAAGATAGGGGCACTCCTTTAACAAATTCCGATTTTGGTCGCTTTCGTGTCACCCGCGAGGAACAGGATCGTTTTGTTTTTCGCGTTCCTACACTGAGAAACATCGAGCTGACGCCTCCCTATTTCCACGACGGATCTGCGAAGACTTTAGAAGACGCAGTCACAGTGATGACCAAATATCAACTGGGGCGGAAAATATCCAAAGAGGAGCGAGACTCCATCGTCGCCTTTTTAAAAACATTGACGGGGCAACCGCCGAAGAGCCTTAAGCTCCTAAAGAGGGTGGAGCGCCCTTGA
- a CDS encoding GHKL domain-containing protein, translating to MDETSGDIKIQCRSVEISQVFLNLLDNAFDAIHQLEEKWVRVELRDLDESIEMSFTDSGWGIPECLKDKIMQPFFTTKEVGKGTGLGLSIAHGIIEAHQGQLFLDSTSTHTRFAVRLPKQQGSLSAPSAAAS from the coding sequence GTGGATGAAACGAGCGGTGACATTAAAATTCAATGCCGGTCGGTGGAAATCTCTCAGGTTTTTCTCAATCTGCTCGACAATGCCTTTGATGCCATTCATCAGTTAGAAGAAAAGTGGGTCCGTGTGGAACTTCGAGATCTCGATGAGTCTATTGAAATGAGTTTTACTGATAGCGGTTGGGGAATACCAGAGTGTCTCAAAGATAAAATCATGCAACCCTTTTTTACCACGAAAGAGGTGGGGAAGGGGACGGGGTTAGGTTTAAGCATTGCTCATGGAATCATCGAAGCCCATCAGGGTCAGCTGTTTTTAGATTCCACTTCGACTCACACTCGGTTTGCTGTCCGCCTCCCTAAACAACAAGGGTCCCTGTCGGCCCCGTCCGCCGCAGCATCCTGA